The segment CTCAAGGTGCCGTAGGCTTCCCATTCGTAGGTGGCCAGGCGGTCCAGGACCTCGGCCAGGTAGGCGGCGAAGGGGCTGGCCTCCGGGGCGGCCTCGAGGAACCTCCCCCGGTAGGTGCGCCCGGGATGGCGCTCATCGTAGGCCTCCACCGAGTAGGGCTCAAACTCCCGCCCCACCAGGAGGCCCAGGGTCCAGGGAGAGACATCCGCGGTGTAGTCCCCGTGGGCGTGCCCCGGGCGGGGAGGGCGGCGGAGATTGCCGTGGAGGGCGTCCAGGACCTCCCGCCCCTCCAGGAGGAACTTCTCCAGGAAGGGGCCTTCCCAATCGGGGTACCCCTCGTCCTCAGGAAGCTCCGTCCAGACCCCCTGGAAGAGGTAAAGGGGCCGGTCTTTGTGCAAAAGGTTGTGGTGGAGGAGGGCCCGGTAGAAGGCGGGGGGCAAAAGGGTGTAGGTGCGCACGCTGTTGGCCCCCATGGCCCTTACGAGTTCCAGCCAGGCCCGGTAGAGGGCCTCCTCCTCGGGGAACTCCGCGGGGAAGCGGCCCGGGAGGGCCACCCCCAGGTTCACCCCCCGCACCGGAAAGGGCTTTCCCTCCACCCAGAAGCGCCCCTCCCGGGCGGCGAAGGGGGGCGGGCTTTTCCGGACCTTGGGGGCGGGGGTGGGGAAGGGGGAGGGACTGGAGGATGGCCTTTGCGTCCTGGTACCCTTGCCGCCAGGCCCAGTCCAGGGCGCTCCGGGCCCCTTCCAGGTCCCCCAGGGCCCTGAGGGTGAGGCCGAAGCCGTAAAGGGCCTCTGAACCCCCCTTCAGGGTGCCCACCAGGCGGCTGAAGGTGAAGAGGGCTTCCTCCAGGCGCCCTAAGCGGTACTGGGCAAAGCCCGCAAGGAGAAGAGCCCCCTCGGGAGGGTCGTAGCCCTGGAGGAGGGGGTTAAGCGTACTCAGGACAGCCTCCATCCGCCCCCCCTGGTAATGGACGCAGGCTTCCTCCAGGGGGGCGGCCAAGGCCAGCCCCAGGGCCAGGAGCATCCCGAGAAGGCGCACGGCTTCAGCTTCCCGCCGCCTGGCGGATGGCCTCCACCGCCTCGGGGTTTTCCAGGGCGGAGAGGTCCCCGGGGTCCTGGCCCAGGTAGACCGCCCGCACCACCCGGCGCATCACCTTGGCGTTTCGGGTTTTGGGGAGGTCTTGGACGAAGAGGACCTTTTCCGGCCTTAAGGGTTTGCCCAGGGCTTCCGCCACCCGGTCGGCCACCGCCTGGGCCAGCTCGGGGCTTGGGGAGAAGCCCGGCTTCAGCACGGCGAAGAGCACGATGGCCTCTCCCTTTACCGGATGGGGTACCCCGATGGCGGCGCACTCCTTGAGGGCGGGGTGGGCGATGGCGGCGGTTTCCACCTCGGCGGGCCCCACCCGCTTGCCCGCCACCTTCAGGGTGTCGTCCGAGCGGCCCAGGATGAAGAAGTGGCCCTCCTCGTCCAAAAGGGCCAGGTCCCCATGGACCCAGACCCCGGGGAAGCGGGCGAAGTAGGTGTCCAGGTAGCGGGCCTCGTCCTGCCAGAAACCCTTGGTCATGCCGGGCCAGGGGTTGAGCACGGCCAGCTCCCCCACCTTGCCCACCACAGGCCTTCCCTCCTCGTCCAGCACCGCAGCCTTGATCCCGGGCACGGCGGTGTTGAAGCCCATGGGCTTGATGGGTTTGACCAGAACATTGCCCAGGATGCCCCCGGAGATCTCCGTTCCCCCGGAGTAGTTCACGATGGGCCGCTTTTCCTCCCCCACCGCCCGGAAGAACCAGAGGTAGGGCTCGAGGTTCCAAGGCTCCCCGGTGGAGCCGAGGACCCGGAGGGAGCTGAGGTCGTGGGCCCGGATGGGCTCCTCCCCCAAGGGGATCAAGGCCCGCACTAAGGTGGGGGAGAGGCCCAGGTGGGTGAGGCGGTGGGCCTCCACCATTCGCCAAAGCCTTTCCGGCCCCGGGTGGTCGGGGGCCCCGTCGTAGAGGAAGACCGTGGCCCCTAGGATGAGCCCTCCCAGGATGGCCCAGGGGCCCATCATCCAGCCCAGGTCGGTGAACCAGAAAAGCCGGTCCCCCTCCCTCAGGTCAAAGAGAAGGGCCAGATCAAGGGCAGCCTTCAGGGGGAAGCCCGCGTGGTAGTGGACGGTTCCCTTGGGCCGGCCCGTGGTGCCGGAGGTGTAGATGAGCATGAAGGGGTCCATGCTCTCCATCTCCTCCGGGGGGAAGGGCTCATCCCTTAAGGACGCGTAGTCCACCTCCCCGGTTTCCAGGGGTAGGCCCAGCCGGCGCACCACCAAAAGATGAGGGGTTTCCGCCAGGGCCTGGGCCTTGCGGGCCTCGAGGAGGAGCTCCACCCTTCTTCCCCGGCGGTGGAAGCCGTCCTGCACCGCCAGGAGCTTGGCCTTGGCGTCCTTAAGCCGCACCGCCGCCGCCTCGGCGGCGTAGCCGGAGAAGATGGGGATGGCGATGGCCCCAAGCCAGGCGGTGGCCAGGAGGAGGATGGCCGCCTCGAGGCCCATGGGGAACCACAGGCCCACCCGGTCCCCCCGCTCCACGCCCAGGGCCCGAAGCCCTGCCGCTACCCTTTCCACTTCCTGAAAAAGCTCCCCATAGGTGAGGGTGCGCACCCCACCCTCCTCGGTTTCGTGGATGAGGGCTAAGGTGGTGGGCTCGTGGCTGAGGGCGGCCTCCACCAGGTTGAGCCGCCCCCCCACGAAGAAGCGGGGAAGGGGAAATCCCCCCTCCATCACCCTTTCGTACGGTTTGCGCCACGGTAGGCCCAGGTGGGAGAGGAAGGCGTGGTAAAAATCCTCGGGTTCCTCCACGCTATAGCGGTAAAAGGCCTCGTAATCCTCAAAGCCCAGGGCTTCCATGAACTGGGAAAGCCTCGTGGCCCGGGCCTCCTCGGGCTTGGGGTACCAGATGGGTTCCATCTACCTCCTCCAGAAGGGAAAACCCTTGCGCTTGGGCAGGGTTTCCTCGGTCTTGGGGCCTTCGGAGTCCTTTAGTACCTCTAAAAAAACCTTGAGGTCGAGCCGCTCCTCGGGTTTTTTGGCCATAAGCCGTCTTAGGGCCCGGTCCAACCTGGGAGGGAGGGAGGTGGGGGGAGGCGGGAGGAGGAGATGGGCGTTTCTGAGCTCCTCCAGGGTTTCCCCCCGGAAAGGGCGCCTTCCCACAAGGAGCTCGTAGGCCATCACCCCAAAGCTGTAGGCGTCGCTTTTGGGGCTGGGTCTAGCCCCCAAGAAAAGCTCGGGGGCCAGGTAATAGGGGCTTCCCGCATACTCCGGGCTGGTCTCCGCCAAGGGGCGCACGGTCCCCAGGTCCCCAAGCTTATATATCCCTTCCCCCACAAACACGTTGGAAGGTTTCACATCCTGGTGGACCAGGCCCTTTCGGTGTAGGAAGAGGAGGCCCTCCCCCACCTGGAGGAGGGCCTTGGTGGCCTCTTCCCAGGGAAGGGGTTTCTGAAGGAGGAGGTCCTCGAGGGTCCCCTTCTCCAGGTACTCCAGGGCCAGGAAGGCCTCCTCGCCAAAGGGCACCCCGTGGAGCCCCTGGACCAGATGGGGGTGCCTCAGGGAGAGGCTAAGGGAAACCTCCCGGGCGAAGCGTTCCGCCAGCTTGGGGTCTTGGCGCACTTCCTTTCGGGGAAGCTTCAGGGCCACCTTCTGCCCGCCGGGGGCTTCCGCCAGGTAGACCTGGGCGGTCTGCCCTAGGCCCAAAAGCATCCGTAGGCGGAAGTCCTTGCGCGTCAGGCTACTCAAGGAACAACACCCCTCCCGGTTTCAAGGCATGCCCCTC is part of the Thermus caldilimi genome and harbors:
- a CDS encoding AMP-binding protein — encoded protein: MEPIWYPKPEEARATRLSQFMEALGFEDYEAFYRYSVEEPEDFYHAFLSHLGLPWRKPYERVMEGGFPLPRFFVGGRLNLVEAALSHEPTTLALIHETEEGGVRTLTYGELFQEVERVAAGLRALGVERGDRVGLWFPMGLEAAILLLATAWLGAIAIPIFSGYAAEAAAVRLKDAKAKLLAVQDGFHRRGRRVELLLEARKAQALAETPHLLVVRRLGLPLETGEVDYASLRDEPFPPEEMESMDPFMLIYTSGTTGRPKGTVHYHAGFPLKAALDLALLFDLREGDRLFWFTDLGWMMGPWAILGGLILGATVFLYDGAPDHPGPERLWRMVEAHRLTHLGLSPTLVRALIPLGEEPIRAHDLSSLRVLGSTGEPWNLEPYLWFFRAVGEEKRPIVNYSGGTEISGGILGNVLVKPIKPMGFNTAVPGIKAAVLDEEGRPVVGKVGELAVLNPWPGMTKGFWQDEARYLDTYFARFPGVWVHGDLALLDEEGHFFILGRSDDTLKVAGKRVGPAEVETAAIAHPALKECAAIGVPHPVKGEAIVLFAVLKPGFSPSPELAQAVADRVAEALGKPLRPEKVLFVQDLPKTRNAKVMRRVVRAVYLGQDPGDLSALENPEAVEAIRQAAGS
- a CDS encoding serine/threonine-protein kinase, translating into MSSLTRKDFRLRMLLGLGQTAQVYLAEAPGGQKVALKLPRKEVRQDPKLAERFAREVSLSLSLRHPHLVQGLHGVPFGEEAFLALEYLEKGTLEDLLLQKPLPWEEATKALLQVGEGLLFLHRKGLVHQDVKPSNVFVGEGIYKLGDLGTVRPLAETSPEYAGSPYYLAPELFLGARPSPKSDAYSFGVMAYELLVGRRPFRGETLEELRNAHLLLPPPPTSLPPRLDRALRRLMAKKPEERLDLKVFLEVLKDSEGPKTEETLPKRKGFPFWRR